In Anaerolineales bacterium, a genomic segment contains:
- a CDS encoding carbohydrate ABC transporter permease: MATITSSFDTPKTAMPRFEFRRGVIGIRLFIFYACMAFLSLFFVFPLMWMAGTSLKTIEEVQQPQLNLLPAIPQWNNFGKLISEESFSRAYTNSIFIVTLVLFGTVLSISLVAFAFSRLDWKGKGLVFAMMMGTLLLPYQATLVPQYVLFHRLDWIQTFNPITIPGFFAGGASMIFLLRQFMLGLPKELDEAAMLDGANPLQIWWFVIMPLCRPAIATISVFLFVGQWNNLLQPLLYLQKSVLFTMPIYVAQKNNLQVSPLPWQDVMAASVLFVIPLLVVFFLTQRYFVESIALTGSKG; encoded by the coding sequence ATGGCAACTATCACCAGTTCGTTCGACACACCGAAGACCGCAATGCCTCGCTTTGAGTTTCGGCGAGGGGTCATTGGTATACGTTTATTCATCTTCTATGCGTGCATGGCATTTCTCTCCTTGTTTTTCGTCTTTCCTCTTATGTGGATGGCGGGAACATCGCTGAAAACCATTGAGGAAGTCCAGCAGCCGCAGTTGAACCTTCTGCCAGCCATTCCGCAGTGGAATAACTTTGGGAAACTGATCAGCGAGGAATCCTTTTCCCGTGCCTACACCAACAGCATTTTCATTGTCACCTTAGTGTTGTTTGGGACGGTTCTCTCGATCTCGTTGGTGGCATTCGCCTTCAGCCGCCTAGACTGGAAAGGGAAGGGGCTGGTCTTTGCTATGATGATGGGGACTCTCCTGCTGCCCTATCAGGCGACGCTCGTCCCGCAGTATGTTTTGTTCCACCGGTTGGATTGGATTCAAACCTTCAACCCAATCACCATCCCCGGCTTTTTCGCTGGTGGCGCGTCGATGATCTTCTTGCTGCGGCAGTTTATGCTAGGGCTGCCGAAGGAACTTGATGAGGCGGCAATGCTTGATGGGGCAAACCCGCTCCAAATTTGGTGGTTTGTGATCATGCCCCTGTGCCGTCCGGCAATTGCCACCATTTCGGTGTTCTTGTTTGTGGGGCAGTGGAACAACCTGTTGCAACCGCTGCTTTACTTGCAGAAATCCGTCTTGTTCACCATGCCGATCTATGTGGCACAGAAGAACAACCTACAAGTGTCGCCTCTGCCCTGGCAAGATGTCATGGCGGCATCGGTCTTGTTTGTCATTCCGCTGTTGGTTGTCTTTTTTCTGACCCAACGGTATTTCGTGGAGAGCATCGCGCTCACAGGCTCCAAAGGCTAG